The following are encoded in a window of Conger conger chromosome 19, fConCon1.1, whole genome shotgun sequence genomic DNA:
- the LOC133118934 gene encoding ADP-ribosylation factor-like protein 1: MGGVFSNIFSGLFGTREMRILILGLDGAGKTTILYRLQVGEVVTTIPTIGFNVETVTYKKLKFQVWDLGGQTSIRPYWRCYYSNTDAVIYVVDSSDRDRMGISKTELVAMLEEEELKKAILVVFANKQDMEQAMTPAEVASSLGLAALKERKWQIFKTSATKGTGLDEAMEWLVEALNSRQ; the protein is encoded by the exons ATGG GGGGGGTTTTCTCCAACATATTTTCGGGACTGTTCGGGACCAGAGAGATGCGGATACTGATTTTGGGGCTGGATGGTGCTGGGAAGACCACCATCCTGTACCGTCTACAAGTGGGAGAGGTGGTCACCACCATCCCAA CAATCGGTTTCAACGTAGAAACGGTCACGTACAAGAAGTTGAAATTCCAAGTGTGGGATCTAGGGGGACAGACCAGCATCAG GCCCTACTGGCGGTGCTACTACTCGAACACGGACGCCGTGATCTACGTGGTGGACAGCAGCGACAGAGACCGCATGGGAATCTCCAAGACCGAGCTGGTGGCCATGCTGGAG gaggaggagctgaagaaggCCATCCTGGTGGTGTTCGCCAACAAGCAGGACATGGAGCAGGCCATGACCCCCGCCGAGGTGGCCAGCTCCCTGGGCCTGGCCGCCCTCAAGGAGAGGAAGTGGCAGATCTTCAAGACCTCGGCGACCAAAGGCACGGGGCTGGACGAGGCCATGGAGTG GCTTGTGGAGGCCCTAAATAGCAGGCAATAA